A window of the Brassica oleracea var. oleracea cultivar TO1000 chromosome C1, BOL, whole genome shotgun sequence genome harbors these coding sequences:
- the LOC106313993 gene encoding uncharacterized protein LOC106313993, with amino-acid sequence MSSSSSLTQRNPTISQEPSDSPPPPQLRRQPSISQHAVSQTLTSVANLANLLPTGTLLAFQFLIPVFTSNGSCEYSTRVLTAVLLTLLSISCFLSSFTDSVKAEDGNVYYGFATRKGMWVFDYPDPSGVGLPDLSKYQIRIVDWIHAVLSVLVFGAVALRERNAVSCFYPAPEQGTKKVLDIVPMGVGVICGLLFLVFPARRHGIGYPVTGNGGRR; translated from the coding sequence ATGTCATCTTCTTCTTCTCTGACGCAGAGAAACCCAACTATTTCGCAAGAGCCATCAGACTCCCCTCCTCCTCCACAGCTAAGGAGACAACCTTCGATATCTCAACATGCCGTGTCACAGACGCTGACGTCAGTTGCAAACTTAGCCAACCTCCTCCCGACAGGAACGCTACTAGCTTTCCAGTTCCTCATTCCCGTCTTCACATCAAACGGCTCGTGCGAGTACTCCACGCGCGTTTTAACCGCAGTGCTCTTAACGCTCCTCTCCATCTCATGCTTCCTCAGCTCGTTCACGGACAGCGTCAAGGCTGAAGACGGTAACGTGTACTACGGGTTTGCGACTCGTAAAGGTATGTGGGTTTTTGACTACCCTGACCCGTCCGGTGTGGGTTTGCCCGATCTAAGCAAATACCAGATCCGGATCGTCGACTGGATCCATGCAGTTCTGTCTGTGCTTGTGTTTGGTGCGGTGGCTTTGAGGGAGAGAAATGCTGTGAGCTGTTTTTATCCTGCGCCTGAGCAAGGAACCAAGAAGGTTTTGGATATTGTTCCGATGGGTGTTGGAGTTATTTGCGGTTTGTTGTTCTTGGTTTTTCCGGCGAGACGACATGGCATCGGTTATCCGGTCACCGGAAACGGAGGTCGCCGTTAG
- the LOC106293632 gene encoding protein ROOT PRIMORDIUM DEFECTIVE 1, translating into MAAATATKLGRSLQQRRTFINARVKWVGDPYLDEAVQREKNLKQLLSLKDRIVSSPSKSLPLSSLSLLKPLVNLHVTAAAFLQKYPSVFATFQPSRSLPLHVRLTPQALDLHKEEETIHLSPPHRSVTIQRLAKLLMLTGAGSLPLYVVDRFGFDLGLPHDYVTSLICDYPDYFEVTEVNDRLNGGKTLALSLTSPRKSLAVSEMERRESTINGSRVKKGLRIRYSMNFPKGYELEKRIKNWVEQWQDLPYISPYENAFHLGSNSDQAEKWAVAVLHELLYLLVSKKTETENVLCLGEYLGFGTRLKKALVHHPGIFYMSHKIRTQTVVLREGYHKAFLIEKHPLMGMRHRYLYLMSRSGRVKKRDYVPGIKRSTPSVDAQNS; encoded by the coding sequence ATGGCAGCAGCTACGGCCACCAAGCTAGGAAGATCTCTACAACAAAGACGCACCTTCATCAACGCCAGAGTCAAATGGGTCGGCGACCCATACCTCGACGAAGCAGTCCAGCGAGAGAAAAACCTCAAACAACTCCTCTCCCTAAAGGACCGAATCGTATCATCTCCCTCCAAATCTCTCCCTCTCTCTTCCCTCTCGCTCCTCAAGCCTCTCGTCAACCTCCACGTAACCGCCGCCGCGTTTCTCCAGAAATACCCTTCCGTCTTCGCAACGTTCCAGCCTTCACGCTCTCTCCCTCTCCACGTCCGCCTCACTCCGCAAGCTCTCGACCTCCACAAGGAAGAAGAGACCATCCACCTCTCTCCGCCTCACCGTAGCGTCACCATTCAACGTCTGGCGAAGCTCTTGATGTTGACAGGAGCTGGGAGTCTCCCTCTCTACGTCGTCGATCGCTTCGGGTTTGATTTAGGTCTCCCTCACGATTACGTTACTTCGTTGATATGCGATTACCCTGATTACTTTGAAGTAACAGAGGTTAACGATCGGTTAAACGGTGGCAAGACTCTAGCTTTGTCGCTTACTTCGCCGCGGAAGAGCCTCGCCGTGTCGGAGATGGAGAGAAGAGAAAGTACCATCAACGGGTCTCGTGTGAAAAAGGGGTTGCGCATAAGGTATTCGATGAATTTCCCCAAAGGGTACGAGTTGGAGAAAAGGATCAAGAACTGGGTGGAGCAATGGCAGGACCTTCCGTACATCTCTCCCTACGAAAACGCGTTTCATCTAGGGTCGAACAGCGACCAGGCTGAGAAGTGGGCTGTTGCGGTACTTCACGAGCTTCTGTATCTATTGGTATCTAAGAAGACTGAGACTGAGAATGTGCTTTGTTTAGGGGAGTATTTAGGGTTTGGGACGAGGTTGAAGAAGGCTTTGGTGCATCATCCGGGTATATTTTACATGTCCCACAAGATTCGGACGCAGACTGTTGTGTTAAGGGAAGGTTATCATAAGGCTTTCTTGATTGAGAAGCATCCATTGATGGGGATGAGACATAGGTATCTTTATCTTATGAGCAGATCAGGGAGAGTAAAGAAACGAGACTATGTTCCTGGAATTAAGAGAAGCACTCCAAGCGTTGATGCACAAAACAGCTAA
- the LOC106313590 gene encoding uncharacterized protein At5g49945: MNLPLSFFSIALIAFLFLHHHALAASHFEGFDAEDDEFSEDSTDLHHSLRPPLITQSQSTLPDPDPSPEPDSKSDPSPSQTPPKKPSSTSFDFWDEDEFEGLPENESPTTPSPSDQLTPDPEPASESPDLDVIPTKKKLSSYTVEIVSVSILIAYLINYFTGKRENENLALSWATKFGLKDSIFEKNFSFLGVGEGEDSPLLLKEATNVFKFYASGRRFCHGVLATMELKSRHDLISRLYNCVVPCKDEISFEVYMNEEAMDHVVFAMARKKMAKMMHKELRDLQRFGGVVPAPGGRKWVAEELAVISESKEVAGDMITDVVLDQVFGDKSFEKFGKYFISMHFSDQLPGKHRKMLLFKFALPDAKHMDDMVRLVALIPYYIDLIGRYKLSSQARNKTDGARQKAAQEAYKELENVRQEALQRKKAEKKKLLEEAEAKLSAEALRKKEAKERARQMKKSMPKVKMSRGH, from the exons ATGAATCTCCCCCTCTCCTTCTTCTCCATCGCTCTCATCGCTTTCCTCTTCCTCCACCATCACGCCCTCGCTGCTTCTCACTTCGAAGGCTTCGATGCCGAAGACGACGAGTTCTCAGAAGACTCCACTGACCTTCACCACTCTCTCCGTCCTCCCCTCATAACTCAGTCTCAGTCAACTCTCCCGGATCCGGATCCCTCCCCCGAACCCGATTCCAAATCGGACCCTTCTCCTTCCCAAACACCTCCCAAGAAGCCCTCTTCAACCTCCTTCGATTTCTGGGACGAGGACGAGTTCGAGGGATTGCCCGAGAACGAATCTCCGACTACCCCATCTCCTTCCGATCAGCTAACTCCAGATCCGGAGCCCGCTTCAGAAAGTCCAGACCTTGACGTCATCCCGACGAAGAAGAAGCTCTCGTCGTACACGGTGGAGATCGTCTCCGTATCGATCTTAATCGCTTACTTGATCAACTACTTCACCGGCAAACGCGAGAACGAGAACCTCGCTCTATCCTGGGCCACCAAGTTCGGTCTCAAAGACTCAATCTTCGAGAAAAACTTCAGCTTTCTCGGAGTCGGCGAAGGAGAGGACTCTCCCCTGTTGCTTAAAGAGGCCACGAACGTGTTCAAGTTCTACGCGAGCGGGAGGAGGTTTTGCCATGGGGTGTTGGCGACTATGGAGCTTAAGAGTAGACATGATTTGATTTCGAGGCTTTATAATTGCGTGGTGCCTTGTAAAGATGAGATTAGTTTCGAGGTGTATATGAACGAGGAGGCGATGGATCATGTTGTGTTTGCGATGGCGAGGAAGAAGATGGCGAAGATGATGCATAAGGAGCTGAGGGATCTTCAGAGGTTTGGAGGGGTGGTACCGGCTCCTGGCGGGAGGAAGTGGGTGGCGGAGGAGTTGGCTGTGATCTCTGAGTCTAAGGAGGTTGCTGGAGATATGATTACTGATGTTGTACTTGATCAG GTTTTTGGTGACAAGTCGTTCGAAAAGTTTGGAAAGTATTTCATCTCAATGCATTTTTCGGACCAACTTCCTGGCAAACACAGGAAGATGCTGCTTTTCAAGTTCGCCCTACCTGATGCTAAACACATGGATGATATGGTTCGCTTGGTAGCCCTTATTCCGTATTACATTGACTTAATTGGGCGCTACAAGCTCAGCTCCCAG GCACGGAACAAAACCGATGGTGCTAGACAAAAGGCGGCTCAGGAAGCGTACAAGGAACTAGAGAATGTGAGGCAAGAGGCATTACAGAGAAAGAAAGCCGAGAAGAAGAAACTATTGGAGGAGGCCGAGGCAAAGCTTAGCGCCGAGGCTCTAAGGAAGAAAGAGGCTAAAGAACGTGCACGACAGATGAAGAAGTCAATGCCAAAAGTTAAGATGAGCCGCGGTCACTAA
- the LOC106320212 gene encoding bark storage protein A-like isoform X1 — translation MASLDHTLCLPLLFILIISTVHVLPASATRSHKLKNAITIREVNRRGPYIGLVTVFETEENAFLGSVDFRPDPAHPFLDLSGRRFRIGKIHGKKVVYVRCGIGMVNAAAATQQMIDVFNMKGIVHFGIAGNINNSMSIGDVSIPKQITNAGLWDWLNPDKAEGGDYAAYLDFGKYTVPQGDGSDSMLGSIGYSYEELYSVSIGHKNSPKKVFWINTTQEWLQLAAGLEKMELLQCVNATLCLPEKPKLVVGLKAATANTFVDNAAYRDFLYYTFGVSSSDMESSAVAMTCVSNGYPVIVIRGLSDLAGAQTGDNAVRKFGSLAATNTARAVLEFIKKLPPNYNLNSYV, via the exons ATGGCTTCCCTGGACCACACTCTCTGTCTTCCTCTTCTCTTCATCCTCATCATCTCTACCGTACACGTTTTGCCTGCTTCAGCCACACGTTCACACAAACTCAAAAACGCTATTACCATCCGGGAAGTCAACCGCAGAGGACCTTACATCGGTCTCGTGACGGTCTTTGAGACTGAAGAAAATGCTTTCCTGGGAAGTGTAGATTTCAGACCCGATCCTGCTCATCCCTTCTTGGATCTCTCTG GTAGACGTTTTCGAATAGGGAAGATTCATGGAAAGAAGGTTGTGTATGTCAGATGTGGGATAGGAATG GTAAACGCAGCAGCAGCAACACAACAAATGATAGATGTGTTCAATATGAAAGGGATTGTGCATTTTGGGATTGCAGGAAATATAAACAACTCAATGTCCATAGGAGACGTTAGCATTCCTAAGCAAATCACCAATGCTGGCTTGTGGGATTGGCTG AATCCAGACAAAGCAGAGGGAGGTGACTATGCAGCATACTTAGATTTTGGGAAGTATACTGTTCCACAAGGGGATGGGAGCGACAGTATGTTAGGGAGTATTGGATACAGCTACGAGGAACTATACTCAGTCAGTATTGGTCACAAAAATTCACCTAAGAAAGTATTTTGGATCAATACAACTCAAGAGTGGCTTCAACTTGCAGCTGGTCTAGAG AAGATGGAGTTGTTGCAGTGTGTGAATGCAACTTTGTGTCTTCCAGAGAAACCAAAACTAGTTGTTGGATTAAAGGCGGCCACTGCTAATACATTTGTGGATAATGCAGCCTACAGAGATTTCTTATACTATACTTTTGGTGTTTCCTCCTCAGATATGGAGAGTTCTGCAGTGGCTATG ACGTGCGTGTCAAACGGGTATCCTGTAATTGTAATAAGGGGATTATCTGATTTAGCTGGAGCACAGACAGGAGATAATGCTGTCCGGAAGTTTGGATCTTTGGCTGCCACTAACACTGCAAGAGCTGTTCTAGAGTTCATCAAGAAGCTGCCACCAAACTACAACCTTAATTCCTACGTGTAG
- the LOC106320212 gene encoding bark storage protein A-like isoform X2 codes for MASLDHTLCLPLLFILIISTVHVLPASATRSHKLKNAITIREVNRRGPYIGLVTVFETEENAFLGSVDFRPDPAHPFLDLSGRRFRIGKIHGKKVVYVRCGIGMVNAAAATQQMIDVFNMKGIVHFGIAGNINNSMSIGDVSIPKQITNAGLWDWLNPDKAEGGDYAAYLDFGKYTVPQGDGSDSMLGSIGYSYEELYSVSIGHKNSPKKVFWINTTQEWLQLAAGLEMELLQCVNATLCLPEKPKLVVGLKAATANTFVDNAAYRDFLYYTFGVSSSDMESSAVAMTCVSNGYPVIVIRGLSDLAGAQTGDNAVRKFGSLAATNTARAVLEFIKKLPPNYNLNSYV; via the exons ATGGCTTCCCTGGACCACACTCTCTGTCTTCCTCTTCTCTTCATCCTCATCATCTCTACCGTACACGTTTTGCCTGCTTCAGCCACACGTTCACACAAACTCAAAAACGCTATTACCATCCGGGAAGTCAACCGCAGAGGACCTTACATCGGTCTCGTGACGGTCTTTGAGACTGAAGAAAATGCTTTCCTGGGAAGTGTAGATTTCAGACCCGATCCTGCTCATCCCTTCTTGGATCTCTCTG GTAGACGTTTTCGAATAGGGAAGATTCATGGAAAGAAGGTTGTGTATGTCAGATGTGGGATAGGAATG GTAAACGCAGCAGCAGCAACACAACAAATGATAGATGTGTTCAATATGAAAGGGATTGTGCATTTTGGGATTGCAGGAAATATAAACAACTCAATGTCCATAGGAGACGTTAGCATTCCTAAGCAAATCACCAATGCTGGCTTGTGGGATTGGCTG AATCCAGACAAAGCAGAGGGAGGTGACTATGCAGCATACTTAGATTTTGGGAAGTATACTGTTCCACAAGGGGATGGGAGCGACAGTATGTTAGGGAGTATTGGATACAGCTACGAGGAACTATACTCAGTCAGTATTGGTCACAAAAATTCACCTAAGAAAGTATTTTGGATCAATACAACTCAAGAGTGGCTTCAACTTGCAGCTGGTCTAGAG ATGGAGTTGTTGCAGTGTGTGAATGCAACTTTGTGTCTTCCAGAGAAACCAAAACTAGTTGTTGGATTAAAGGCGGCCACTGCTAATACATTTGTGGATAATGCAGCCTACAGAGATTTCTTATACTATACTTTTGGTGTTTCCTCCTCAGATATGGAGAGTTCTGCAGTGGCTATG ACGTGCGTGTCAAACGGGTATCCTGTAATTGTAATAAGGGGATTATCTGATTTAGCTGGAGCACAGACAGGAGATAATGCTGTCCGGAAGTTTGGATCTTTGGCTGCCACTAACACTGCAAGAGCTGTTCTAGAGTTCATCAAGAAGCTGCCACCAAACTACAACCTTAATTCCTACGTGTAG
- the LOC106307131 gene encoding bark storage protein A-like has protein sequence MDNKATNQMASLDHILLLFIIIISSLHVLPASATSADKLKTATTIRKVNRKGPYVGLVTVIETEEDAFLDSVEFRPDPNHPFIDLSGRRFLIGKIQGKNVMYVRCGRGMVNAAAATQQMIDLFDVKGIVHFGIAGNINNSMSIGDVSIPNQITNAGLWDWLNPDKAEGGDDEAYLDIGNYNVPQRDGNNNMLGSLGYGHEQLYSVTGHINSPQNVFWINTTREWLHLAADLEKMELLQCVNASLCLPEKPKLVVGLKAATANIFVDNAVYRDFLYDTFEVSSSDMESSAVAMTCVSNGYPVIVIRGLSDLAGAQTGTNAIRKFGSLAAANTAKAVLEFIKKLPSNYNVNS, from the exons ATGGATAACAAAGCCACCAATCAAATGGCATCCCTGGATCACATTCTTCTGCTCTTCATCATCATCATCTCTTCCTTACACGTTTTGCCTGCTTCAGCCACATCTGCAGACAAACTAAAAACCGCCACTACCATCCGTAAAGTAAACCGCAAAGGACCTTACGTAGGTCTCGTGACGGTCATTGAGACAGAAGAAGATGCTTTCCTGGACAGTGTCGAATTCAGACCCGATCCTAATCACCCGTTCATTGATCTCTCTG GTAGACGTTTTCTGATAGGAAAGATTCAAGGAAAGAACGTTATGTATGTCAGATGTGGGAGAGGAATG GTTAACGCAGCAGCAGCAACGCAACAAATGATAGACTTGTTCGATGTGAAAGGGATTGTGCATTTTGGGATTGCAGGAAATATAAACAACTCAATGTCCATAGGAGACGTTAGCATTCCTAATCAAATCACCAATGCTGGCTTGTGGGATTGGCTG AATCCAGACAAAGCAGAAGGAGGTGACGATGAAGCGTACTTAGATATTGGGAACTATAATGTTCCACAAAGAGATGGCAACAACAACATGTTAGGGAGTCTTGGATACGGTCACGAGCAACTGTATTCAGTCACTGGTCACATCAATTCACCTCAGAACGTGTTTTGGATCAATACAACTCGAGAGTGGCTTCATCTTGCAGCTGATCTAGAG AAGATGGAGCTGTTGCAGTGCGTGAATGCAAGTTTGTGTCTTCCAGAGAAACCAAAACTGGTTGTTGGACTAAAGGCAGCAACTGCTAATATATTTGTGGATAATGCAGTCTACAGAGACTTCTTATACGATACTTTTGAGGTTTCCTCCTCAGACATGGAGAGTTCTGCAGTGGCTATG ACGTGCGTGTCAAATGGGTATCCAGTAATTGTAATTAGGGGGTTATCAGATTTAGCTGGAGCACAAACAGGAACTAATGCTATTCGAAAGTTTGGATCTTTGGCTGCAGCAAACACTGCCAAAGCTGTTCTAGAGTTCATCAAGAAGCTACCGTCAAACTACAACGTTAACTCCTAA
- the LOC106307133 gene encoding uncharacterized protein LOC106307133 — protein MEEGRMRRGKEEDDEVEQLLQAAQDEMILKLSVDSHASRSRPDYLDPDLHSRFLALRSKPSQQKKNKKTTEQKRRPVSPPKSKDVEETPDDLMLRFAALKSTLPSSSSASVPPSVLRPGEMGDEADELGEDDEVEKLIQWAIDAARLDPSPPSDDDDDDRSSDSDDENGSKRHVKP, from the coding sequence ATGGAAGAAGGAAGGATGAGGAGAGGCAAGGAGGAAGACGATGAGGTTGAGCAGTTGCTCCAAGCGGCTCAAGACGAGATGATTCTCAAGCTCTCCGTCGATTCTCATGCATCACGCTCCAGACCTGATTACCTCGATCCGGATCTTCACTCTAGATTCCTCGCCCTCAGATCTAAACCTTCGCAGCAGAAGAAGAATAAGAAGACGACGGAGCAGAAACGGCGGCCGGTTTCTCCGCCGAAATCGAAGGATGTTGAAGAAACGCCAGACGATCTCATGCTCAGATTCGCCGCCCTGAAGAGTACTCTTCCCTCCTCCTCGTCCGCCTCTGTTCCGCCGTCAGTTCTTCGTCCGGGTGAAATGGGAGATGAGGCTGATGAATTAGGAGAAGATGATGAAGTGGAGAAGCTGATACAGTGGGCTATAGACGCTGCTCGTCTCGATCCTTCTCCTCCCTCCGATGATGATGATGATGACCGGAGTTCTGATAGTGATGATGAGAATGGTTCAAAGAGACATGTCAAACCCTAG
- the LOC106307132 gene encoding UPF0483 protein CG5412: MGSEGTIVRKPRFLCLHGFRTSGEIMKIQLHKWPQSVIDRLDLVFLDAPFPCQGKSDVEGIFDPPYYEWFQFNKEFNEYTNFEKCLEYLEDRMIELGPFDGLIGFSQGAILSGGLPGLQAKGIALQKVPKIKFIIIIGGAMFKSTNVAKDAYSSTMDIPSLHFLGETDFLKPYGTELIDSFENPVVVHHPKGHTVPRLDEKSLEKVTAFIDTLEHLLMEEEVKIGEDLIM, translated from the exons ATGGGAAGCGAAGGGACGATTGTGAGGAAGCCAAGGTTTCTGTGTCTCCATGGGTTCCGTACGAGCGGAGAGATAATGAAGATTCAGCTTCACAAGTGGCCTCAATCTGTTATTGACCGACTCGATCTCGTTTTCCTCGACGCGCCGTTCCCTTGTCAAGGCAAATCTGATGTCGAAGGCATCTTCGATCCTCCTTATTACGAGTGGTTCCAGTTTAACAAG GAATTTAACGAGTATACGAATTTCGAGAAATGTTTGGAGTATTTAGAGGATCGTATGATCGAGCTTGGTCCCTTTGATGGTCTCATCGGCTTTTCTCAG GGTGCAATATTGTCTGGAGGATTACCAGGACTGCAAGCTAAG GGCATTGCACTCCAGAAAGTACCAAAGATCAAGTTTATCATCATTATTGGAGGAGCTATGTTCAAATCCACCAATGTCGCGAAGGATGCGTATTCGTCTACCATGGACATTCCCTCCCTCCACTTTCTAG GGGAGACTGATTTCTTGAAACCTTACGGAACTGAGCTGATAGATTCCTTCGAGAATCCGGTGGTGGTCCATCATCCCAAGGGCCACACGGTCCCAAGGCTTGATGAGAAGAGCTTGGAGAAAGTTACTGCTTTCATTGACACCTTAGAGCATCTGCTGATGGAGGAAGAAGTCAAGATTGGTGAAGATCTTATAATGTAA
- the LOC106307130 gene encoding F-box protein FBX14, which produces MAEEDLSEMAKDVERHLKLDPPESSSPPPCPSHVLENVLENVLKFLTSKRDRNAVSLVCRSWHRIEAQTRFEVFIGNCYSLSPARLTRRFTRVRSLFLKGKPRFADFNLMPPDWGAQFAPWVAATAKAYPWLEKVSLKRMFVSDDDLALLAASFPGFKELVLLCCEGFGTSGVAVVANKCRQLKVLDLIESEVTDDEVDWISCFPEGETHLESLSFDCVESPINFKALEGLVVRSPFLKKLRTNRFVSLEELHTLMVRAPQLTSLGTGAFSSTHDGAQGEQEPDYASAFRACRSLVCLSGFRELTAEYLPAISPVCANLTSLNFSYANISPDVFKPIIRNCHNIRVFWALDSICDEGLQAVAETCKELRELRIFPFDPSEDSEGPVSGLGLQAISEGCKKLESILYFCQRMTNVAVTAMSENCPQLTVFRLCIMGRHRPDHVTRKPMDDGFGAIVKNCKKLTRLAVSGLLTDQAFSLIGEYGKLIRTLSVAFAGDSDMGLRYILEGCPKLEKLEIRDSPFGDVGLRSGMHRYNEMRFVWMSSCRLSRGACRDVAHTLPSVVVEVFGSDDDDDDDEDDDDDEDDNADYVETLYMYRSLDGPRKDAPKFVTIL; this is translated from the exons ATGGCAGAAGAAGATCTCTCGGAGATGGCCAAGGATGTTGAGCGACATCTCAAGCTGGATCCACCTGAGTCCTCTTCGCCGCCGCCGTGTCCATCCCACGTCCTCGAGAACGTTCTCGAAAACGTGCTCAAGTTCCTCACCTCAAAACGCGACCGCAACGCCGTCTCGCTAGTCTGCAGATCGTGGCACCGCATCGAAGCTCAGACCCGATTCGAGGTCTTCATCGGCAACTGCTACTCCCTCTCTCCCGCGCGTCTCACTCGCCGCTTCACGCGCGTCAGGTCGCTGTTCCTCAAAGGGAAGCCCCGGTTTGCTGATTTCAACCTCATGCCTCCTGACTGGGGAGCTCAGTTCGCGCCTTGGGTTGCTGCGACGGCAAAGGCTTACCCTTGGCTCGAGAAGGTTAGTTTGAAACGGATGTTTGTAAGTGACGATGACTTGGCGCTTCTCGCTGCGTCGTTCCCTGGGTTCAAGGAGCTTGTCTTGCTTTGCTGTGAAGGGTTTGGGACTAGTGGTGTTGCCGTTGTTGCTAACAAGTGCAG ACAGCTTAAAGTACTTGATCTGATCGAGTCTGAAGTGACCGACGACGAGGTGGACTGGATCTCTTGTTTCCCCGAGGGCGAAACCCATCTGGAGTCTTTGTCTTTCGACTGTGTTGAATCCCCTATAAATTTCAAGGCCTTGGAGGGGCTTGTGGTGAGGTCACCGTTCTTGAAGAAGCTTAGAACCAACAGGTTTGTTTCACTTGAAGAGCTGCATACGCTAATGGTTCGAGCGCCGCAGTTAACGAGTCTTGGGACTGGCGCATTCAGTAGTACACACGATGGGGCTCAGGGTGAACAAGAACCGGATTATGCATCTGCATTTCGTGCTTGTAGATCATTGGTTTGTCTATCAGGGTTCAGGGAGTTGACGGCGGAGTACCTCCCGGCTATATCTCCAGTTTGTGCTAATCTCACCTCTCTTAACTTCAGTTATGCTAATATATCTCCTGATGTGTTCAAGCCCATCATACGCAACTGTCATAATATCAGAGTCTTCTGG GCTCTTGACTCTATATGCGATGAAGGACTACAGGCAGTAGCTGAAACATGCAAGGAGCTCCGTGAGCTTAGGATTTTCCCTTTTGATCCTAGTGAAGACAGTGAAGGTCCTGTCTCGGGATTAGGCCTCCAAGCAATTTCAGAAGGTTGTAAGAAACTTGAGTCTATTCTCTACTTCTGCCAGCGGATGACAAATGTAGCTGTGACAGCCATGTCTGAGAACTGTCCCCAGCTTACCGTGTTTAGGCTTTGCATAATGGGTCGCCATAGGCCTGACCACGTGACAAGGAAGCCAATGGACGATGGATTTGGCGCCATTGTTAAAAACTGCAAGAAGCTAACCAGGCTTGCAGTATCTGGATTACTAACGGACCAAGCCTTTAGCCTTATAGGAGAGTATGGGAAACTGATACGTACTCTATCTGTAGCTTTTGCAGGGGACAGTGACATGGGTCTGAGATATATCCTCGAGGGGTGTCCTAAACTAGAGAAGCTTGAGATCAGGGACAGTCCCTTTGGTGATGTTGGACTGCGCTCTGGTATGCATAGGTATAACGAGATGAGGTTTGTTTGGATGTCGTCATGTAGGTTGTCCCGGGGAGCCTGCAGGGATGTTGCTCATACTCTGCCTAGTGTGGTGGTGGAGGTGTTTGGGTCAGATGATGATGACGACGACGACGAAGACGACGACGACGACGAAGACGACAATGCAGATTATGTGGAGACGTTGTACATGTATCGGTCCCTTGATGGCCCAAGGAAGGATGCTCCAAAGTTTGTAACAATTTTATGA